In Triticum aestivum cultivar Chinese Spring chromosome 5B, IWGSC CS RefSeq v2.1, whole genome shotgun sequence, the following proteins share a genomic window:
- the LOC123111576 gene encoding uncharacterized protein translates to MTREWDDGEARRKRRPYDRRDRPRPSSDVLRREEELRRELRELRDDRRSLGRRGRSRSPLAASGRRRSPSPGSRHGWSPPSRSSRPASPRHQAPLPAATPRKYVPPHTATPSGPSAPASSASAAPGAGHLRGCQGLAKKKCRRGQLRGAAAATPALAPGGTIADGPVSGLPRPLCFNCGVAGHSQVNCVNPQCCYICKDLNHPALLCLDRLVTSELMMYGHGIEGLGFFHLEVLDVPPPSPSLQAIFMVVDEVASPEMIEAELNHLYRCQWDWAVTPTVGHISSVVFPDAISYGYATHSGQITLALNQLVVNISEPILDPKTVAILDTAWILVAGLPDIARSEAVIRQMSRILGKVVVVDELSLRKEEVVRVKVKCLDSSKLRATIRVFFNDQGFDLRIAPEPPNHVGRPRFSDDGPPGPTREPVVTTTTATTLALAAREMRRRARRTCAPALRLRHLLPRPREAAAARPRSSLAPLIRFSQSSPRTWRPCHPTEATLPASAWWCSRRPLLAPPPTSSLLSLGWGSLPSLPRIPLVLPRPSPRRPPLLVRWPPRRSCPRARACSCRPLRWTTHRRPRPLRPRRCPWWTRPPSSPPRRRLLHRLRPVSSASPGWWLTPRRCSSPLRWLRLRLPPPVASQPPPPRSAACSRRGRGRSSSSPVTASRRSSQLDAARPVGTPALPIHARAELQAAARNLEPGTPVVSSSAATCSFSALESVPLGHLAKVAADSAIIFRGEVAPTLVQIAAIQARELLDGKLAEAHASLLSPPVPSAHVVAAAPATRRRTGALPPLDAAEPRGRTRSSTSSLRAQSASRVLGSSSPPMAP, encoded by the coding sequence CCTCCCCTGGGTCCCGTCACGGCTGGAGTCCCCCCTCCCGCTCGTCCCGCCCGGCTTCACCACGCCACCAAGCCCCGCTCCCTGCTGCTACACCCCGGAAGTATGTGCCCCCACACACGGCGACACCATCTGGCCCTTCCGCCCCGGCCTCGTCCGCCTCCGCTGCTCCTGGTGCGGGCCATCTCCGCGGCTGCCAAGGGCTGGCCAAGAAGAAGTGCCGGCGTGGTCAGCTTCGGGGTGCCGCGGCTGCCACTCCCGCCCTTGCCCCGGGCGGCACGATCGCTGATGGCCCCGTCTCCGGGCTTCCTCGTCCGCTTTGCTTCAATTGCGGGGTGGCGGGCCACTCCCAAGTCAACTGCGTCAACCCCCAATGCTGCTACATCTGCAAGGATCTGAACCACCCCGCCCTCCTCTGCCTGGATCGCCTGGTGACCTCTGAGCTCATGATGTACGGTCATGGCATCGAGGGGCTTGGCTTCTTCCACCTTGAGGTTCTCGACGTACCACCACCCTCGCCCTCCCTCCAGGCGATCTTTATGGTGGTCGATGAGGTTGCCTCGCCCGAGATGatcgaggccgagctcaaccacctctaccgTTGCCAGTGGGACTGGGCGGTCACTCCCACTGTCGGCCACATCTCCTCTGTGGTCTTCCCCGACGCCATCAGCTACGGCTACGCCACCCATAGTGGTCAGATCACCCTCGCCCTCAATCAGCTCGTCGTCAACATCTCCGAGCCGATCCTCGACCCGAAGACGGTCGCCATCTTGGACACCGCTTGGATCCTCGTGGCCGGGCTCCCAGACATCGCCCGTTCGGAGGCTGTCATCCGCCAGATGTCCAGGAtcctgggcaaggtggtggtggtcgacgagCTTTCCCTCCGCAAGGAGGAGGTAGTCCGGGTCAAGGTCAAGTGTCTGGACTCCTCCAAGCTTCGGGCCACCATCCGGgtgttcttcaacgaccagggcttcGACCTCCGGATTGCCCCCGAGCCGCCCAACCACGTGGGTCGCCCCCGCTTCTCGGACGACGGCCCCCCGGGGCCAACCCGGGAACCGGTGGTGACTACCACGACCGCCACCACCCTCGCTCTCGCCGCTCGGGAGATGAGGAGGAGGGCTCGAAGGACTTGCGCTCCCGCTCTCCGTCTCCGACACCTCCTCCCCCGGCCGCGGGAGGCCGCAGCCGCCAGGCCCCGCTCGTCCCTCGCCCCGCTGATCCGCTTCTCTCAGTCGTCCCCTCGGACGTGGCGGCCTTGCCATCCGACGGAAGCGACACTTCCAGCGTCGGCCTGGTGGTGTTCCCGACGTCCTCTTCTCGCTCCCCCGCCGACCTCCTCCCTGCTGAGCTTGGGCTGGGGGAGTCTCCCTTCCCTTCCCCGGATTCCCCTGGTCCTGCCGAGGCCCTCGCCTCGCCGCCCCCCCCTGCTGGTGAGGTGGCCGCCTCGCCGGTCCTGTCCCCGGGCCCGTGCCTGCTCCTGCCGCCCCCTTCGGTGGACCACCCACCGCAGGCCGCGGCCTCTCCGCCCTCGCCGCTGCCCGTGGTGGACCCGTCCCCCTtcctcgccgccccgtcgtcgcctacTTCACCGTCTCCGCCCGGTCTCCTCGGCTTCACCGGGTTGGTGGCTCACCCCGCGCCGGTGCTCATCCCCGTTGCGGTGGTTGAGACTTAGGTTACCACCCCCGGTGGCCTCCCAGCCGCCCCCGCCGCGCTCCGCTGCCTGCTCCCGCAGAGGCCGAGGCCGGTCTTCCTCCTCGCCGGTGACAGCCTCGCGCCGTAGCTCTCAGCTCGACGCTGCCCGGCCGGTTGGCACTCCGGCGCTGCCCATCCACGCTCGGGCGGAGCTTCAGGCCGCGGCCCGGAACCTGGAGCCAGGTACCCCCGTCGTCTCCTCCTCTGCAGCTACCTGTTCTTTTTCTGCGCTTGAGTCTGTCCCACTTGGCCACCTTGCGAAGGTCGCGGCCGACTCCGCGATCATTTTCAGGGGGGAGGTAGCTCCCACGTTAGTCCAGATCGCGGCCATCCAGGCCCGTGAGCTGCTTGATGGCAAGCTGGCGGAAGCGCATGCGTCCCTACTCTCTCCCCCTGTTCCTTCAGCACACGTGGTGGCGGCCGCCCCGGCCACACGTCGCAGAACCGGGGCGCTCCCCCCGCTGGATGCTGCAGAACCTCGTGGTCGCACGCGCTCCAGTACTTCCTCCCTCCGCGCTCAAAGCGCTTCTCGAgtcttggggtcaagcagccccccgatggCACCTTAA